A DNA window from Halorubrum sp. DM2 contains the following coding sequences:
- a CDS encoding DUF63 family protein, protein MSTAVADRFDLTPEQAWAAVVGGVTALLAVGSVVFPRVVYDRFLWRYFWGPVVADGEGAQCAVRGGGTTELLGSEAACQSAVSAGEVVATPGYTTFSTVSYVVILLAMLIGVVFLLRRLDIATELRFFFALFPFMLFGGAMRTVEDAGVAATAAGVDPLIGFPASALLISPFIYFTVFVFTLACVLAAYALERRGIVDDYARPLFASGAVGLTLAVGYLAVLAATTGYVTFYPQVLIPTLVIATAATAGTWALATRQIPTIRQGTGAAGIVIIWGHAIDGVANVIGLDWMPALTGTANLVPKHVVNALIVDWTGRLLPASVSAVTGDAWPFLLVKLAAATFVVWIFNGEMYDESPRYTLLLLITVLAVGLGPGTRDMLRATFGV, encoded by the coding sequence CCGTCGTCGGCGGGGTGACGGCGCTTCTGGCCGTCGGTTCGGTCGTCTTCCCGCGCGTCGTCTACGACCGGTTCCTCTGGCGCTACTTCTGGGGCCCCGTCGTCGCGGACGGCGAGGGCGCGCAGTGCGCGGTCCGGGGCGGCGGCACCACGGAGCTGCTCGGCAGCGAGGCGGCGTGCCAGTCGGCCGTCAGCGCCGGCGAGGTCGTCGCGACGCCGGGGTACACCACCTTCTCGACCGTGAGCTACGTGGTGATCCTGCTGGCGATGCTGATCGGCGTCGTCTTCCTGCTCCGCCGGCTCGACATCGCGACCGAACTCCGATTCTTCTTCGCGCTGTTCCCGTTCATGCTGTTCGGCGGCGCGATGCGGACGGTCGAGGACGCGGGGGTCGCCGCGACCGCCGCCGGCGTCGACCCGCTGATCGGCTTCCCGGCGAGCGCGCTGCTGATCAGCCCGTTCATCTATTTCACGGTGTTCGTCTTCACCCTCGCCTGCGTCCTCGCGGCGTACGCGCTCGAACGGCGCGGGATCGTCGACGACTACGCCCGACCGCTGTTCGCGTCGGGCGCGGTCGGACTGACGCTCGCGGTCGGCTACCTCGCCGTGCTCGCCGCGACGACCGGCTACGTGACGTTCTACCCGCAGGTGCTGATCCCGACGCTCGTCATCGCGACGGCCGCGACCGCGGGGACGTGGGCGCTGGCGACGCGGCAGATTCCGACGATCCGACAGGGGACCGGGGCCGCGGGGATCGTGATAATCTGGGGCCACGCTATCGACGGCGTCGCGAACGTGATCGGTCTCGACTGGATGCCCGCGCTGACCGGGACCGCGAACCTCGTCCCGAAACACGTCGTCAACGCCCTGATCGTCGACTGGACCGGTCGACTGCTCCCGGCGTCCGTCTCCGCCGTCACCGGCGACGCGTGGCCGTTCCTCCTCGTGAAGCTGGCGGCCGCGACGTTCGTCGTCTGGATCTTCAACGGGGAGATGTACGACGAGTCGCCGCGGTACACGCTGCTGCTCTTGATCACCGTCCTCGCGGTCGGTCTCGGCCCGGGGACCCGCGACATGCTCCGCGCGACGTTCGGCGTCTGA
- the coaBC gene encoding bifunctional phosphopantothenoylcysteine decarboxylase/phosphopantothenate--cysteine ligase CoaBC, with protein sequence MLDGVNVALGVSGSIAAVKVVELAHELRRQGARVRAVMSPAATNIVHPWAVDFATDEPVVTEITGDVEHVELCGRDGWADVLLLAPATANTAGKVAAAVDDTPVTTCATTALGADVPVVMAPAMHEPMYDHPGVLDALDRLESWGVRFADPRIEEGKAKIAAEADIVTEVARATTPQSLAGSHVVVTAGATKERIDPIRILTNRASGKTGRAVARALYARGARVTLVQDGPEVPYADVVSVETADEMMAACRRTAATADALVSAAAISDFTADAVDEKIRSGSPLSVELEPTPKLIDSVREAYPDLPIVGFKAETSGDDAAMVAEAERIRDRVGLSFVVANDASVMGDDETRVLLVGASGTEPEEVAGSKDAVAGRIADRLAATLDASASV encoded by the coding sequence ATGCTGGACGGGGTCAACGTCGCGCTGGGGGTCTCCGGGAGCATCGCAGCGGTGAAGGTCGTCGAACTCGCCCACGAACTGCGCCGGCAGGGCGCTCGCGTCCGCGCCGTCATGTCCCCGGCGGCGACGAACATCGTCCACCCGTGGGCGGTCGACTTCGCGACGGACGAGCCGGTCGTCACTGAGATCACGGGCGACGTCGAACACGTCGAGCTGTGCGGCCGCGACGGGTGGGCCGACGTGCTCCTGTTAGCGCCCGCGACCGCCAACACCGCCGGGAAGGTCGCCGCCGCCGTCGACGACACGCCCGTCACCACCTGCGCGACGACCGCGCTCGGCGCGGACGTGCCGGTCGTGATGGCACCCGCGATGCACGAGCCGATGTACGACCACCCGGGCGTCCTCGACGCGCTCGACCGCTTGGAGTCGTGGGGGGTTCGATTCGCGGACCCCCGGATCGAGGAGGGAAAAGCGAAGATAGCGGCGGAGGCGGACATCGTCACCGAAGTCGCCCGCGCCACGACCCCGCAGTCGCTCGCCGGGTCGCACGTCGTCGTCACCGCCGGCGCGACGAAAGAGCGGATCGACCCGATCCGGATCCTGACGAACCGCGCGTCGGGGAAGACCGGTCGGGCCGTCGCCAGAGCGCTCTACGCCCGCGGCGCGCGGGTAACGCTCGTTCAGGACGGCCCCGAGGTCCCCTACGCCGACGTTGTCTCGGTCGAGACGGCAGACGAGATGATGGCGGCCTGTCGCCGGACGGCGGCGACCGCGGACGCACTGGTGTCCGCGGCCGCCATCTCGGATTTCACCGCCGACGCCGTCGACGAGAAGATCCGGTCCGGCTCCCCGCTGTCGGTCGAACTGGAACCGACGCCGAAGCTGATCGACTCGGTCCGGGAGGCGTACCCCGACCTCCCGATCGTCGGGTTCAAGGCCGAGACGTCGGGCGACGACGCGGCGATGGTCGCGGAGGCCGAGCGCATCCGCGACCGCGTCGGGCTGTCGTTCGTTGTCGCCAACGACGCGAGCGTGATGGGCGACGACGAGACGCGGGTCCTGTTGGTCGGCGCGTCCGGGACCGAGCCGGAGGAGGTCGCCGGCTCGAAAGACGCCGTCGCCGGCCGGATCGCGGACCGGCTCGCGGCGACGCTCGACGCGTCGGCGTCCGTCTGA
- a CDS encoding monovalent cation/H+ antiporter subunit E: protein MADADPPLGDTDRGGDDRGGDSPTGAADASDADAASEPPAAGAVIVPVEPTSTLRSTIAHVADAAATDGAPAIHLVEIASWRNGDPESDERAAAAERVLERAAAWTAADLDDSEAPGAADVEVVTAVIGADDYLFGADDYVRVLVEYAERNDADRVVLDPEYTPVGNTTLLQPLEFALSNTSLSVETAPVDRPTRRERFRTEATTGRFVALFGLSLAFYLLLGDPTYWFDAVTGVATAAIVSITLSRVSLDSTPAIPRTPMRILRGLVYVPVLLFEILKANLVVARVILDPRLPIEPTMNRVRVIVGSGLPLMTLANSITLTPGTLTVRARDSDLYVHSLVPWAREGLFDGSLERWTRFVYYGRRSARLPTPRERDDVAILQGDDATEELPIAAADGGRADATDEIDTVDATDPSAATDTIDTTDDEDATAPVDGREVIDR, encoded by the coding sequence GTGGCTGACGCGGACCCTCCGCTCGGCGACACCGATCGCGGCGGTGACGATCGCGGCGGTGACAGCCCGACCGGGGCCGCCGACGCGTCGGACGCCGACGCCGCGAGCGAACCGCCGGCGGCCGGCGCGGTCATCGTTCCGGTCGAGCCGACCTCCACGCTCCGCTCGACGATCGCACACGTCGCGGACGCCGCGGCGACCGACGGTGCCCCGGCGATCCACCTCGTCGAGATCGCCTCGTGGCGGAACGGCGACCCCGAGAGCGACGAGCGCGCCGCCGCGGCCGAGCGGGTACTCGAACGCGCCGCGGCGTGGACGGCGGCGGACCTCGACGACTCAGAGGCCCCCGGTGCCGCGGACGTCGAGGTCGTCACGGCGGTGATCGGCGCGGACGACTACCTGTTCGGTGCCGACGACTACGTCCGCGTCCTCGTGGAGTACGCCGAGCGCAACGACGCCGACCGCGTCGTGCTCGATCCCGAGTACACGCCGGTCGGGAACACGACGCTGCTACAGCCGCTGGAGTTCGCGCTCTCGAACACGTCGCTGTCGGTCGAGACCGCGCCGGTCGACCGTCCGACCCGTCGCGAGCGGTTCCGCACCGAGGCAACGACCGGACGGTTCGTGGCGCTGTTCGGACTCTCGCTCGCGTTTTACCTGCTGTTGGGCGACCCGACGTACTGGTTCGACGCGGTGACGGGGGTCGCGACGGCGGCGATCGTGTCGATCACCCTCTCGCGAGTGAGCCTCGACTCGACTCCGGCGATCCCGCGGACGCCGATGCGAATCCTCCGCGGGCTGGTGTACGTCCCAGTACTGCTCTTCGAGATCCTGAAGGCGAACCTCGTCGTCGCCCGCGTCATCCTCGATCCGCGGCTCCCGATCGAACCGACGATGAACCGAGTGCGGGTGATCGTCGGGAGCGGTCTCCCGCTGATGACGCTCGCGAACTCGATCACGCTGACGCCCGGGACACTGACGGTCCGCGCTCGCGACAGCGACTTGTACGTCCACTCGCTCGTCCCGTGGGCCCGCGAGGGCCTGTTCGACGGCTCCTTAGAGCGGTGGACGCGCTTTGTCTACTACGGCCGCCGGTCGGCGCGCCTGCCGACCCCCCGCGAGCGCGACGACGTCGCGATCCTCCAGGGCGACGACGCGACCGAGGAGCTGCCGATCGCCGCCGCCGACGGCGGACGGGCGGACGCGACTGACGAGATTGATACGGTTGACGCCACGGATCCGTCCGCGGCGACTGACACGATCGATACGACCGACGACGAGGACGCGACCGCTCCGGTCGACGGCAGGGAGGTGATTGATCGATGA
- a CDS encoding cation:proton antiporter codes for MSLVDATLAAGYTLGDFLLVAAAGFAVLAVGMLYRAVVGPTMQDRVLAVNVLGTNTVVILAILGAALGEPTFLDIALVYALLNFLMAIAISKFTVEQGGVL; via the coding sequence ATGAGCCTCGTGGACGCCACGCTCGCGGCCGGCTACACTCTCGGTGACTTCCTCCTCGTCGCGGCCGCCGGGTTCGCCGTCCTCGCGGTGGGGATGCTCTACCGCGCGGTCGTCGGGCCGACGATGCAAGACCGGGTGCTTGCGGTGAACGTCCTCGGGACGAACACCGTCGTCATCCTCGCGATTCTCGGGGCTGCGCTCGGTGAGCCGACGTTCCTCGACATCGCCTTAGTGTACGCCCTGTTGAATTTCCTGATGGCGATTGCCATCTCGAAGTTCACCGTCGAACAGGGGGGTGTGTTATGA
- the mnhG gene encoding monovalent cation/H(+) antiporter subunit G has protein sequence MTAAALETARLWLIVVFTLLGLFFSFVSMTGVLRLPDVYSRAHTASQADTLGAGFGLAAVALTVGLAGAGFKSVLLLFFIFLTNPTAAHAIARAAFEEGIVPWTNGDDRR, from the coding sequence ATGACCGCCGCCGCGCTGGAGACGGCCCGGCTCTGGCTGATCGTCGTGTTCACGCTGCTCGGGCTGTTTTTTTCGTTCGTCTCGATGACGGGCGTGCTCCGGCTGCCGGACGTCTACTCCCGGGCGCACACCGCCTCGCAGGCGGACACGCTGGGGGCCGGCTTCGGACTCGCCGCCGTGGCGCTCACCGTCGGGCTGGCGGGGGCCGGATTCAAGTCGGTCCTCCTGCTGTTTTTCATCTTCCTGACGAACCCGACCGCGGCCCACGCGATCGCGCGGGCCGCCTTCGAGGAGGGCATCGTGCCGTGGACCAACGGGGATGATCGCCGATGA
- a CDS encoding DUF4040 domain-containing protein has protein sequence MTGALASVGPVGAPVVAQVTAIEASLFAFVVLTALFTALARDVLAAVIIFGAYSLGMAALYTFYRAPDVAMTEAAISAGVTTVLLLLTLAKTTRRDHEAAFESVNLPAVGAVGLLFGGLMLTMGDIPAVGSADAPIWSNPDVSQWYIAETYAETGVENSVMAVLAAFRGFDTFGEAVVVFAAGIAALIVLHREVFA, from the coding sequence ATGACCGGCGCGCTCGCGTCTGTCGGGCCCGTCGGCGCGCCGGTCGTCGCGCAGGTAACAGCCATCGAGGCGAGCCTGTTCGCCTTCGTGGTGTTGACCGCGCTGTTTACCGCGCTGGCGCGCGACGTGCTCGCCGCGGTGATCATCTTCGGGGCGTACAGCCTCGGGATGGCCGCGCTGTACACGTTCTACCGCGCCCCGGACGTCGCGATGACCGAGGCCGCGATCTCCGCCGGAGTGACCACCGTGCTGCTACTCCTCACGCTCGCGAAGACGACCCGCCGCGACCACGAGGCCGCCTTCGAGTCGGTGAACCTCCCCGCCGTGGGAGCGGTCGGGCTGCTGTTCGGCGGGCTGATGCTCACCATGGGCGACATCCCGGCCGTCGGCTCCGCGGACGCACCGATCTGGTCGAACCCGGACGTGAGCCAGTGGTACATCGCGGAGACGTACGCCGAGACGGGTGTCGAGAACTCGGTGATGGCCGTGTTGGCGGCGTTCCGCGGGTTCGATACCTTCGGCGAGGCGGTCGTCGTCTTCGCGGCCGGGATCGCCGCCCTCATCGTCCTCCACCGGGAGGTGTTCGCATGA
- a CDS encoding MnhB domain-containing protein: MSGTDSGVDDDAVNTDAADSGFASDGGFSRDRPPRSDGRLDSDHRQGTPYTESQVIMPTVKIVAPFAFTYGLFVTFHGGGSPGGGFQGGAIVAAVVFMIAFAFGIEATRQWLANTVIVGLAVGGTLVFAGIGLVPVALGGAFLQYELLPIPDPVKYGMEGVEILGIGTIVAGVLMGLFFVLANGFSDAGGFADADAFDDEVAGPGSDEDQDGSTTVTDPTADTGSADADASGAPTTDGGERR; encoded by the coding sequence ATGAGCGGTACAGACTCCGGCGTCGACGACGACGCCGTCAACACCGACGCCGCTGATTCCGGGTTCGCTTCCGACGGCGGATTCAGCCGCGATCGACCGCCCCGAAGCGACGGGCGGCTCGACTCGGACCACCGGCAGGGAACCCCGTACACGGAGAGTCAGGTGATCATGCCGACGGTGAAGATCGTCGCGCCGTTCGCGTTCACTTACGGGCTGTTCGTCACCTTCCACGGCGGTGGCTCTCCGGGCGGCGGGTTCCAGGGCGGCGCGATAGTCGCGGCGGTCGTGTTCATGATCGCGTTCGCGTTCGGCATCGAAGCCACCCGCCAGTGGCTCGCAAACACCGTGATCGTCGGGCTCGCGGTCGGTGGAACGCTCGTGTTCGCCGGGATCGGACTAGTTCCGGTCGCGCTCGGCGGCGCGTTCCTCCAGTACGAGCTTCTCCCGATCCCCGACCCGGTCAAGTACGGGATGGAGGGCGTCGAGATCCTCGGGATCGGGACCATCGTCGCCGGCGTGCTCATGGGGCTGTTCTTCGTCCTCGCGAACGGCTTCAGCGACGCGGGCGGGTTCGCCGACGCCGACGCGTTCGACGACGAGGTGGCCGGTCCCGGGTCGGACGAAGATCAGGACGGTTCGACCACCGTCACCGACCCGACCGCCGACACCGGATCGGCCGACGCTGACGCGTCGGGGGCGCCCACGACCGACGGGGGTGAGCGGCGATGA
- a CDS encoding cation:proton antiporter subunit C — MIALAAAGGAAEILATRHAYVAFALLLCIGLYMMIANPNLVKKIIGLNLFQTAIFLLFIASAYVDGGAIPIVPSGGPDGGLYVSPLPHVLVLTAIVVGVSLTAVALALCIRIYDEYGTLRTDTLRELLRDEGSIPGSRASSDAGSETPSASTAALAPGETGDTTGGDGDD, encoded by the coding sequence ATGATCGCGCTCGCCGCGGCCGGCGGTGCCGCCGAGATACTCGCGACGAGACACGCGTACGTCGCGTTCGCGCTCCTGTTGTGCATCGGACTGTACATGATGATAGCCAACCCCAATCTCGTGAAGAAGATCATCGGGCTCAACCTGTTCCAGACGGCGATATTCTTGCTTTTCATCGCTTCGGCGTACGTCGACGGCGGGGCGATACCGATCGTCCCGAGCGGCGGTCCCGACGGCGGGCTCTACGTCAGCCCGCTCCCGCACGTCCTCGTGCTCACCGCCATCGTCGTCGGCGTGAGCCTCACCGCGGTCGCGCTCGCGCTGTGTATTCGGATCTACGACGAGTACGGCACGCTGCGGACCGACACCCTCCGCGAACTGCTCCGCGACGAGGGGTCGATCCCGGGGTCGCGAGCGTCGAGCGACGCCGGCTCCGAGACGCCGAGCGCGTCGACGGCGGCGCTCGCCCCCGGTGAGACGGGCGACACGACCGGAGGTGACGGCGATGACTGA
- a CDS encoding proton-conducting transporter membrane subunit, which produces MTDVLLPLAVVVPIVAATLPLALGLRYDRVGWPVAAVGTTVTAGIAAAIAAETVINGPFSHALGGFLPPVGIELVADRLSVAVLLLVAAVSVATLAFARVAGPRENPFYSAYLLLVGGLVGMVLTGDLFNLFVFLEITGLTTYALIAADRSGASAYASLKYLVVGTVGASLYLLGVGYVFLATGTLNMLDVQAQIVAQAGYGDPLVRAGYAFIATGLALKIALFPVHSWQPDAYQRAPDSVTTIVAALVSTASAYALIRVTYTVFTVDFLAANEGIATALLVVSTVSIVAGSALAAMQSNLKRMFAYSSVAQFGMIGAAIALANETALLGGIVHLIGHGLVKFGLFLGIGMLALGYGTRRIENLASAARAAPYTSGAVAVLGLVLVGIPPSIGFLGKWYIGVGAVDAGLADGGAVGIAVAAAIFVSTLFTLSYVARIIERFYFAGAGLPGDHGDGDAPADAAATDGGESPARTASGLPAPVAGAPRSSLVPDRVPTASLLALALAVFAAVALGFGGFALAEWFDPFLTEAFA; this is translated from the coding sequence ATGACTGACGTCCTCTTACCGCTCGCGGTCGTCGTCCCCATCGTCGCGGCGACGCTGCCGCTGGCGCTCGGACTGCGGTACGACCGCGTCGGCTGGCCGGTCGCGGCGGTCGGAACGACCGTCACGGCCGGGATCGCGGCCGCGATAGCCGCGGAGACAGTGATAAACGGCCCGTTCAGCCACGCGCTGGGCGGCTTCCTCCCCCCGGTCGGGATCGAACTCGTCGCCGACCGGCTCTCGGTGGCGGTGCTGCTGCTCGTCGCGGCGGTCTCGGTCGCGACACTCGCGTTCGCGCGGGTCGCCGGCCCGCGCGAGAACCCGTTCTACAGCGCCTACCTCCTGCTGGTCGGGGGATTGGTGGGAATGGTCCTCACCGGCGACCTGTTCAACCTGTTCGTGTTCTTGGAGATCACCGGGCTGACGACGTACGCGCTCATCGCCGCGGACCGCTCGGGCGCGAGCGCGTACGCCTCGCTGAAGTACCTCGTCGTCGGGACCGTCGGCGCGTCGCTGTACCTGCTCGGCGTCGGCTACGTCTTCCTCGCGACGGGGACGCTGAACATGCTCGACGTTCAGGCGCAGATCGTCGCGCAGGCCGGCTACGGCGACCCGCTCGTCCGCGCGGGCTACGCGTTCATCGCGACCGGGCTCGCGCTGAAGATCGCCTTATTCCCGGTCCACTCCTGGCAGCCGGACGCCTACCAGCGCGCGCCGGACTCGGTCACGACGATCGTCGCGGCGCTCGTCTCGACGGCGAGCGCGTACGCGCTGATCCGCGTGACCTACACCGTGTTCACGGTCGACTTCCTCGCGGCCAACGAGGGGATCGCGACCGCGCTGCTCGTCGTCTCGACGGTCTCGATCGTCGCCGGCTCCGCGCTCGCCGCGATGCAGTCGAACCTCAAGCGGATGTTCGCGTACTCCTCGGTCGCGCAGTTCGGCATGATCGGGGCGGCGATCGCGCTCGCGAACGAGACGGCGCTGCTCGGCGGGATCGTCCACCTGATCGGCCACGGGCTCGTGAAGTTCGGCCTGTTCTTGGGGATCGGGATGCTCGCGCTCGGCTACGGCACGCGCCGGATCGAGAACCTCGCGAGCGCGGCCCGCGCGGCCCCGTACACGTCGGGCGCGGTCGCGGTCCTCGGGCTCGTCCTCGTCGGAATTCCGCCCTCGATCGGCTTCCTCGGCAAGTGGTACATCGGCGTCGGCGCGGTCGACGCCGGACTCGCCGACGGCGGCGCGGTCGGGATCGCGGTCGCGGCGGCGATATTCGTCAGCACGCTGTTCACGCTGTCGTACGTCGCACGGATAATAGAGCGGTTCTACTTCGCCGGTGCCGGACTCCCCGGCGACCACGGCGACGGTGACGCCCCCGCGGACGCGGCCGCCACCGACGGCGGGGAGTCGCCCGCCCGGACCGCGAGCGGGCTGCCGGCCCCCGTCGCGGGTGCGCCGCGCTCGTCGCTCGTCCCCGACCGGGTGCCGACGGCGTCGCTGCTCGCGCTCGCGCTCGCCGTGTTCGCGGCGGTCGCGCTCGGCTTCGGCGGCTTCGCGCTCGCCGAGTGGTTCGACCCGTTCCTCACGGAGGCCTTCGCATGA
- a CDS encoding cation:proton antiporter → MTDVVLQDPRPLLAVLVSFVAAALIVASHRSPNVREGWTLVASLAKFGIVASMLPAVLDGQTFEYSLGAFLPGIGTPIEFVLRADALGMLFAFLASGLWIVTSFYSIGYMRGLDEANQTRYFAAFAVSLSTTMGIAFAGNLVTIFVFYELLSIATYPLVAHDETAEARSAGRKYLAYTMFGGGVLVLAGTVLVYLLAGTVAFTPGGIAELANADPGLAMLAFFLLAVGFGVKAGIMPLHQWLPEAMVAPTPVSGLLHAVAVVKSGAFGVSRVVLDVFGPELVFDLSLPFGFTAGLVLSTIGAVTLTAASLIALRKDHLKRRLAYSTISQLSYIILGLGLFGWYGLVGALLHIPAHAFMKLTLFFCAGNVHVETHTDYISQMAGIGKRMPLTMGAFTVASLGMAGMPLLAGFVSKYYMLIGGVRMGMNFTPVAYYLAGALLLSGVLNVAYFWPVIYTAFFEAEDAHDAKPLVDFPLGGESRSIVAATDGGREGDGGDESVDDPDDLDDVIDDAGAGDADAGDDEAATEAPADSATDADDIPDADLDDLPTDEEGVVRPDFAASERDFSEPAERVDTGDYAVDQRPSDADVPFGPGRGDAPEESPSDAAEVDSASETERDHDDKSGDDHDADHAAGAHDDGHHGGPPAGGWEHVAGLDALRGRESTWFTLGPILTVMSLAVLLGVIPHEMGFLELIELIVDTRLPEGVVRP, encoded by the coding sequence ATGACTGACGTCGTACTACAGGACCCACGACCCCTACTGGCGGTTCTCGTCTCGTTCGTCGCGGCGGCTCTCATCGTCGCGTCGCACCGCTCCCCGAACGTCCGCGAGGGATGGACGCTCGTCGCGTCGCTCGCGAAGTTCGGGATCGTCGCGTCGATGCTCCCGGCGGTCCTCGACGGCCAGACCTTCGAGTACTCGCTCGGGGCGTTCCTACCCGGGATCGGGACGCCGATCGAGTTCGTCCTGCGGGCGGACGCGCTCGGCATGCTGTTCGCGTTCCTCGCGAGCGGGCTGTGGATCGTCACCTCCTTCTACAGCATCGGCTACATGCGCGGGCTTGACGAGGCGAATCAGACCCGCTACTTCGCCGCGTTCGCGGTATCGCTGTCGACGACGATGGGGATCGCGTTCGCGGGGAACCTCGTGACCATCTTCGTCTTCTACGAGCTGCTGTCGATCGCGACGTACCCGCTCGTCGCGCACGACGAGACGGCGGAGGCGCGCTCGGCCGGCCGCAAGTACCTCGCGTACACGATGTTCGGCGGCGGCGTGCTCGTGCTCGCCGGGACCGTCCTCGTCTACCTGCTCGCGGGCACGGTCGCGTTCACGCCCGGCGGCATCGCCGAACTCGCGAACGCCGACCCCGGGCTGGCGATGCTCGCCTTCTTCCTGCTCGCCGTCGGTTTCGGCGTCAAGGCGGGTATCATGCCGCTCCACCAGTGGCTCCCCGAAGCGATGGTGGCACCGACGCCGGTCTCCGGACTGCTCCACGCGGTCGCGGTCGTCAAGTCCGGAGCGTTCGGCGTCTCGCGGGTCGTCCTCGACGTGTTCGGCCCAGAACTCGTCTTCGACCTCTCGCTTCCCTTCGGCTTCACCGCCGGACTCGTGCTCTCGACTATCGGCGCGGTCACGCTCACCGCGGCCTCGCTCATCGCCTTACGGAAGGACCACCTGAAACGCCGGCTCGCCTACTCGACGATAAGCCAGCTGAGCTACATCATCCTCGGGCTCGGCCTGTTCGGGTGGTACGGGCTGGTCGGCGCGCTCTTGCACATCCCGGCGCACGCGTTCATGAAGCTCACCCTGTTCTTCTGTGCGGGCAACGTCCACGTCGAGACCCACACCGACTACATCTCGCAGATGGCCGGGATCGGCAAGCGGATGCCCCTGACGATGGGGGCGTTCACCGTCGCCTCGCTCGGGATGGCCGGAATGCCGCTGCTCGCCGGGTTCGTCAGCAAGTACTACATGCTGATCGGCGGGGTGCGGATGGGAATGAACTTCACCCCCGTCGCCTACTACCTCGCCGGGGCGCTGCTGCTGTCGGGCGTGCTCAACGTCGCCTACTTCTGGCCGGTGATCTACACCGCCTTCTTCGAGGCGGAGGACGCCCACGACGCGAAGCCCCTCGTCGACTTCCCGCTCGGCGGCGAGTCGCGGTCCATCGTGGCCGCGACCGACGGCGGCCGGGAAGGTGACGGGGGCGACGAGAGCGTCGACGATCCCGACGACCTCGACGACGTCATCGACGACGCGGGCGCAGGCGACGCCGACGCGGGTGACGACGAGGCCGCGACCGAGGCTCCGGCCGACTCGGCCACGGACGCCGATGACATTCCCGACGCCGACCTCGACGACCTGCCGACCGACGAGGAGGGGGTCGTCCGACCGGACTTCGCGGCGAGCGAGCGCGACTTCTCGGAGCCGGCCGAGCGGGTCGACACGGGCGATTACGCCGTCGACCAGCGCCCCTCCGACGCCGACGTGCCGTTCGGTCCCGGTCGCGGCGACGCGCCCGAGGAGTCGCCGTCCGACGCCGCCGAGGTCGACTCCGCCAGCGAGACAGAGAGGGACCACGACGATAAGAGCGGTGACGACCACGACGCCGACCACGCTGCCGGCGCTCACGACGACGGCCACCACGGCGGGCCGCCCGCGGGCGGCTGGGAACACGTCGCCGGTCTCGACGCCCTCCGCGGGCGCGAGTCGACGTGGTTCACGCTCGGGCCGATCCTCACCGTGATGAGCCTCGCGGTGCTGCTCGGCGTGATCCCCCACGAGATGGGCTTCCTGGAGCTGATCGAGCTCATCGTCGACACGCGGCTTCCCGAGGGGGTGGTGCGCCCGTGA